A stretch of the Coprobacillus cateniformis genome encodes the following:
- a CDS encoding helix-turn-helix transcriptional regulator, translating to MKIERLLLIIIYLLNHKRVTAKTLSNQFDVSIRTIQRDIDTLTLTGFPIISFVGTDGGYEIDEQYKMNVQLADEQDYKIIISALKGFNSAFTNKKIERVLNKIKLLNHDSQEHIILDFSILKEKKPINKNLLLLEKLILNQNVVEFDYTNSKNEFSQRKVDPIAIIYKWYSWYLIGFDRDRKDYRYYKIIRMENIKKVSGFNNHYQQDIYQIMKNKMNDQREYYNIEVLCKKNSHIKAIEYLNAKLIAIKDNGDYVLSLHLPKDEELWKGTLLSFSNEIVILKPLEVKKELNKRAQEFLHSNCDI from the coding sequence ATGAAAATAGAAAGATTGTTATTAATTATAATATATTTGCTTAATCATAAAAGAGTTACTGCCAAAACTTTATCAAATCAATTTGATGTTTCAATTCGTACAATTCAAAGAGATATTGATACATTAACTCTTACAGGATTTCCTATTATTTCGTTTGTTGGAACAGACGGTGGATATGAAATTGATGAGCAGTATAAAATGAATGTACAGTTAGCAGATGAACAAGACTATAAAATAATAATATCAGCTTTAAAAGGTTTTAATAGTGCTTTTACCAATAAAAAAATAGAGAGAGTTTTAAATAAAATCAAGTTATTAAATCATGATTCTCAAGAACATATCATTTTAGACTTTAGTATTCTCAAAGAAAAAAAGCCAATTAATAAAAACTTGCTATTATTGGAAAAATTAATATTAAATCAAAATGTTGTTGAGTTTGATTATACAAATTCAAAAAATGAATTTTCACAAAGGAAAGTTGATCCTATTGCTATTATTTATAAATGGTATTCATGGTATCTCATTGGCTTTGATAGAGATAGAAAGGACTATAGATATTACAAAATTATAAGAATGGAGAATATCAAAAAAGTTTCTGGCTTTAACAATCATTATCAACAAGACATTTATCAAATTATGAAAAATAAGATGAATGATCAAAGAGAGTATTATAATATTGAAGTATTGTGTAAAAAAAATAGTCATATTAAAGCAATTGAATACTTAAATGCAAAATTAATTGCAATAAAAGATAATGGTGATTACGTTTTATCTTTACACCTTCCTAAAGATGAAGAACTATGGAAAGGAACATTATTATCTTTTAGTAATGAAATAGTCATTTTAAAACCTTTGGAAGTAAAAAAAGAATTAAATAAAAGAGCACAGGAATTTTTACACAGTAATTGTGACATATAG